A part of Leishmania panamensis strain MHOM/PA/94/PSC-1 chromosome 34 sequence genomic DNA contains:
- a CDS encoding hypothetical protein (TriTrypDB/GeneDB-style sysID: LpmP.34.5100), with the protein MENPAAVEEREKKSSSISYVTPWVANGLSWANHPDKPFRLAISSYTKDYRNYVDIVEKNEDNEIVCRASWEHCYPPTKVVFPPRPLQCDAVITTADYLRLWEITEGAPKGEKTAPTHGDAQHEAKAKTINSKVTMKRVFDSAKPNDFCSPVTSCDWNSEDINTVACCSIDSTVTLWDVETGAQKTKLVAHDKDVYDIAFASAHTFASCGADGSVRFFDLRNMDHCTILYETQGLSPLLRLAWNQFDPYFIATFGIDSTDAVVIDMRYPTVPASQLSQLHQLPINNLTWSPQNAQNLCTVGEDGLVCVWEARAEKGRSILWCDCEVPINNVAWRRAQNEDWMAITTSKGAQLLPL; encoded by the coding sequence ATGGAAAACCCCGCcgcagtggaagagagggaaaagaaaagcagcagcatctcgTACGTAACGCCATGGGTCGCTAACGGACTATCGTGGGCAAATCATCCCGACAAACCCTTCCGCCTCGCCATCTCGTCCTACACAAAGGACTACCGCAACTACGTTGACATTGTGGAGAAGAATGAGGACAATGAGATCGTCTGCCGTGCCTCCTGGGAGCACTGCTACCCGCCTACCAAAGTTGTCTTCCCTCCGCGCCCTCTGCAATGCGATGCGGTAATCACCACAGCAGACTACTTGCGCCTGTGGGAGATCACCGAGGGCGCAcccaaaggagaaaagacCGCCCCCACCCATGGTGACGCGCAGCACGAGGCAAAGGCAAAAACGATCAACTCGAAGGTGACAATGAAGCGTGTCTTTGACAGCGCAAAGCCGAACGACTTTTGCTCTCCAGTGACCTCCTGCGACTGGAACAGTGAAGACATCAACACCGTGGCGTGCTGCAGTATCGACTCAACAGTGACGTTGTGGGACGTGGAGACGGGGGCGCAAAAGACAAAGTTGGTGGCGCACGACAAGGATGTGTATGATATTGCGTTTGCCTCTGCTCACACCTTTGCCAGTTGCGGTGCTGATGGCTCGGTGCGCTTTTTTGATCTACGCAACATGGATCACTGCACTATTCTCTACGAGACGCAAGGGctctctccgctgctgcgcctggcCTGGAATCAGTTTGACCCCTATTTCATCGCCACCTTCGGTATTGATAGCACTGATGCAGTAGTGATTGACATGCGCTATCCCACGGTTCCGGCCTCCCAGCTCTCGCAGCTGCATCAGTTGCCCATCAACAACCTCACATGGTCGCCACAAAACGCGCAGAACCTCTGCACCGTGGGCGAGGACGGActcgtctgtgtgtgggaggcTAGGGCAGAGAAAGGTCGCTCCATCTTGTGGTGCGACTGCGAGGTGCCTATCAACAACGTGGCCTGGCGCCGTGCCCAAAACGAAGACTGGATGGCCATTACCACCTCGAAGGGtgctcagctgctgccatTATAG
- a CDS encoding hypothetical protein (TriTrypDB/GeneDB-style sysID: LpmP.34.5110) encodes MSLLNTTLQTLVVRLRDMSGNVTQQKLHNRVFDAYEAKSLVFQAISPAQQAVMKQYRGRIPPLHPVGQPLMVDSWSELVELHKPDNEYQLLPRRARNNSAYAVMSAICCSAGSPFEMDHRLEPADFKLAFKSQADHDARMTFNLKNTDKVPQTIFLDGLMEAPKASALVSFHNVLTPTHVNTLAGIVQFLREWCREPTDGDRHRQLKLCFKSLLEKPTHLFLGTNAVPGRELLNYAKGKSIFVYAKKGMEYQYVP; translated from the coding sequence ATGTCGCTGCTCAACACCACTCTTCAGACTCTCGTGGTCCGGCTGCGCGACATGTCCGGCAACGTGACGCAGCAGAAGCTCCATAACCGTGTGTTTGATGCATACGAGGCTAAGTCGCTTGTCTTTCAAGCTATTTCACCTGCACAGCAGGCCGTGATGAAGCAATACCGCGGCCGAATCCCTCCACTGCACCCTGTTGGCCAGCCTCTCATGGTGGACTCGTGGAGTgagctggtggagctgcaTAAGCCGGACAATGAGTATCAGCTtctgccgcggcgcgcaCGCAACAACAGCGCGTACGCGGTGATGTCGGCcatctgctgcagcgctggttCGCCATTCGAGATGGACCACCGGCTGGAACCGGCAGACTTTAAGCTGGCGTTTAAATCACAAGCCGATCATGATGCTCGAATGACATTCAACCTCAAGAACACGGACAAAGTACCACAGACAATCTTCTTAGACGGGCTGATGGAGGCTCCAAAAGCCTCGGCACTCGTGTCGTTCCACAACGTCCTCACTCCCACACACGTGAACACCCTCGCCGGCATAGTGCAGTTTCTCCGTGAGTGGTGCAGAGAGCCCACCGACGGAGACCGTCATCGTCAGCTGAAGCTCTGTTTCAAGTCGCTTTTGGAGAAGCCGACACATCTTTTTCTCGGCACCAACGCCGTACCTGGCAGGGAGCTGTTGAACTACGCAAAGGGTAAGAGTATTTTTGTCTACGCAAAGAAGGGAATGGAGTACCAGTATGTTCCATAG
- a CDS encoding p21 antigen protein (TriTrypDB/GeneDB-style sysID: LpmP.34.5120), which yields MSIIKEDDAVGCYMALTLVDDTKVEGTIFTYNPKEGIIVLLCLRDDQTNMKLIRTPYIKEFSISHAEEGSHLPPALDSFNELPSMHAGRGKSIFKHASTQLKNAESNREKHFNSVAADTSIATLDAYLKLLRLYPFIEWNNEEGVIQVSDTVIVVGDPDWRTPKAMLVEGAPEKDKPLVDRLQVALGSGKK from the coding sequence ATGAGCATTATCAAGGAGGACGATGCTGTGGGCTGCTACATGGCGTTGACCCTCGTGGACGACACCAAGGTGGAGGGCACCATATTCACCTACAATCCTAAGGAGGGCATTATAGTGCTCTTGTGTCTCCGCGACGATCAGACAAACATGAAATTGATCCGGACTCCATACATCAAGGAGTTCAGTATTTCCCACGCCGAAGAGGGATCGCATCTCCCCCCCGCACTGGACTCGTTCAACGAGCTTCCTTCGATGCACGCCGGCCGCGGCAAGTCCATCTTCAAACACGCCAGCACACAACTCAAGAACGCCGAGTCAAACCGCGAAAAGCACTTCAACTCCGTTGCGGCTGACACATCAATTGCCACACTCGATGCATACCTCAAGCTCCTGCGGCTCTACCCCTTCATTGAGTGGAACAACGAAGAGGGTGTCATCCAGGTCTCTGATACCGTCATTGTCGTAGGGGACCCAGACTGGCGAACACCCAAGGCAATGCTGGTGGAGGGTGCCCCCGAGAAGGACAAACCACTCGTAGACCGCCTACAGGTTGCACTCGGAAGTGGGAAGAAGTGA
- a CDS encoding hypothetical protein (TriTrypDB/GeneDB-style sysID: LpmP.34.5130): MGRMKNILPPLTCDCCQTFSTLSAVLLSSLGFAAMLSECFSLSTVNYLLYISAWMHQLTLPCWPQKHVRPTIADLNACLYLQEFFPSKVNADEFEVIFYNQAHKAVDLLHAMCASRKRARTSDDAHPVYGYVIVSGDYTVSVFSVEHDIERGSHSHYREAWSFYINDSHGTQPWSENKASVSGVTFGHHSHDVDDTKVAGEVSSRSGATSSAAGLSVEDGIHYFSTILFTLLEEHRKGAQLTSQVPYMTWTPLRRRRSLAYTAQELKKIIDNHWIPKVLSNPTVQAEAKKFSFKPLECFWGIAPVPAAKTRTILGAPPA; this comes from the coding sequence ATGGGGCGGATGAAGAACATCCTACCGCCCCTCACCTGCGACTGCTGCCAGACGTTCTCAACGTtgtctgcggtgctgctgtcgtcccTGGGCTTTGCCGCAATGCTAAGCGAGtgcttttccctctccacgGTGAACTATCTTCTGTACATTTCAGCGTGGATGCACcagctgacgctgccgtgctggCCGCAGAAGCATGTGCGGCCCACCATCGCGGACCTAAACGCCTGCCTTTACCTCCAGGAATTTTTCCCCAGTAAGGTGAACGCGGACGAGTTCGAGGTCATCTTCTATAACCAAGCCCACAAAGCGGTGGATCTGCTTCATGCTATGTGTGCCTCCCGCAAGCGCGCACGCACCAGCGACGACGCGCACCCCGTGTACGGCTACGTGATTGTATCCGGAGACTACACCGTTTCCGTTTTCTCCGTGGAGCACGACATCGAGAGAGGCTCGCATAGCCACTACCGCGAGGCGTGGAGCTTCTACATAAACGACTCACACGGCACCCAGCCTTGGTCAGAGAACAAGGCCAGTGTGTCCGGAGTGACCTTTGGTCACCACTCACACGACGTGGACGATACGAAGGTGGCGGGAGAGGTCAGCAGCCGAAGCGGCGCCACAAGCTCGGCCGCGGGCCTCTCTGTGGAGGATGGCATTCACTACTTCTCTACCATTCTGTTCACTCTCCTAGAGGAACACCGCAAAGGTGCGCAGCTTACGAGTCAGGTGCCATACATGACGTGGActccgctgcggcgacggcggtcaCTGGCGTACACGGCGCAAGAACTCAAGAAGATTATCGACAACCATTGGATTCCCAAGGTGCTGTCGAATCCGACTGTGCAGGCCGAAGCCAAAAAGTTCTCCTTCAAGCCGCTGGAGTGTTTCTGGGGAATCGCCCCCGTACCAGCAGCGAAGACGCGCACCATCTTGGGTGCGCCGCCGGCATga
- a CDS encoding GTP-binding protein, putative (TriTrypDB/GeneDB-style sysID: LpmP.34.5140): MGLLERRRAIEDEIARTQKNKKTEYHIGRLKGQLARIKTEMMENAARAASARGGDGFDVRKSGDVRCALVGFPSVGKSSFLSRVTQTESEAAGYEFTTLTCIPGKLMHKGTEIQILDLPGIIEGAAEGKGRGRQVIATARTADMIILILDATKAEPQRFKIESELESVGIRLNQCFPNVTFKKKASCSMNVVSYSSTMPQTKGLSEQMVKEVLKDYGIFNADVALREDITVDQFIDVIEGNRKYMPCLYVYNKIDMITMEEMDRLSRLPHSVVLSLLWDLNVDEVIDEVWEHLNIIRIYTKKHGEHPDFGKPFVVKRDANVEHICKRIHKDIASRFKYALVWGTSAKHQPQRVGIAHELEDEDVLQIMLRTANE; encoded by the coding sequence ATGGGTCTTCTCGAGCGCAGGAGGGCGATCGAGGATGAGATCGCGAGAACGCAAAAGAACAAAAAGACAGAGTACCACATTGGTCGCCTAAAAGGGCAACTGGCGCGCATCAAGACCGAGATGATGGAGAATGCCGCTCGCGCGGCCAgcgcgagaggaggggacgGCTTCGACGTTCGCAAGAGCGGCGATGTGCGCTGCGCGCTGGTCGGCTTTCCGTCCGTCGGCAAGTCGTCGTTCCTCTCTCGCGTCACGCAGACAGAGAGTGAGGCAGCCGGTTACGAATTCACCACATTGACGTGTATTCCAGGAAAGTTGATGCACAAGGGGACAGAAATTCAAATTCTCGATTTGCCCGGTATTATCGAAGGTGCGGCCGAGGGTAAGGGACGCGGTCGTCAGGTCATCGCGACGGCGCGCACTGCTGACATGATCATCCTCATTCTGGACGCCACCAAGGCCGAGCCGCAGCGCTTCAAGATCGAGAGCGAACTCGAGTCCGTTGGTATCCGCCTGAATCAGTGCTTCCCTAACGTCACCTTCAAGAAGAAGGCATCGTGTAGCATGAACGTCGTGAGCTACAGCTCCACAATGCCTCAAACAAAGGGGCTCTCAGAGCAGAtggtgaaggaggtgctgaaggACTATGGCATTTTTAACGCTgacgtggcgctgcgcgaggacATCACTGTCGACCAGTTTATCGACGTGATCGAAGGTAACCGCAAGTACATGCCGTGCCTCTACGTGTACAATAAGATCGACATGATCACtatggaggagatggaccGCCTGAGCCGCCTGCCGCACTCCGTTGTGCTGTCTCTGCTCTGGGATCTCAACGTCGACGAGGTTATCGATGAGGTGTGGGAACATCTCAACATCATTCGCATTTACACAAAGAAACATGGCGAGCACCCTGACTTTGGCAAACCATTTGTCGTGAAGCGCGACGCAAATGTGGAGCACATTTGCAAGCGTATTCACAAGGACATTGCGTCGCGCTTCAAGTACGCCCTTGTGTGGGGCACGAGCGCCAAGCACCAGCCACAGCGCGTCGGCATTGCACACGAGCTAGAGGATGAGGACGTCCTCCAAATCATGCTAAGAACGGCCAATGAGTAG